Genomic DNA from Nocardioides aquaticus:
CCCATGTCGGTGGGTGGATCGTCTCTACCTGGTGCGTGCGATCTACCCGTCGACCGCGCTAGTGCACCTCGCCCAGGTCCTCGTGCGCGCGGTGGGAGGCCGGCTCGAGCTGGAAGGTGGCGTGCCGGACCGCGAAGTGGTCGCCCACGCAGCGGCACAGCTCGTCGAGGATCGGGCCCACGCCCCGCTCGGCCAGCGCCTCGTCGGTCACCGTCACGTGGGCCGACAGGCTGGGGAGGCCGCTGGTGATGGTCCAGGCGTGCAGGTCGTGGACGTCGACCACGCCGGGCACGTGGCGCACGTGGTGCTCCACGGCGTCGAGGTCGAGGCCCTTCGGCGCGATCTCGAGCAGCACGGCGCCGGCGTCGCGCAGCAGCAGGACCGCGCGCGGCAGGATCAGCGCGGCGATCAGCAGGGAGGCGACCGGGTCGGCCTCCTGCCAGCCGGTGGCCAGGATGACCAGCGCCGCGGCCACCGCCAGGAAGGACCCGACGAGGTCGCCGAACACCTCCGCGGCGGCCCCGCGCAGGTTGATCGACCCGGTGTCGGAGCGCTGCAGGATGGTCAGCGAGACGCCGTTGGCGACCAGCCCGACCAGCGCGAAGCCGAGCATCGGCAGCGCGTCGACGTCCGGGGCGTCACCCAGGCGGCTCAGC
This window encodes:
- a CDS encoding cation diffusion facilitator family transporter; protein product: MGHDHGHAAGRAADRSKLRWALLVTVTVLVVEVVGAVVTGSLALLADAGHMATDAGAVVLALGASYVAGLGGGRRSTFGLHRAEVLAAVANAVVLLGVCAFIAWSGLSRLGDAPDVDALPMLGFALVGLVANGVSLTILQRSDTGSINLRGAAAEVFGDLVGSFLAVAAALVILATGWQEADPVASLLIAALILPRAVLLLRDAGAVLLEIAPKGLDLDAVEHHVRHVPGVVDVHDLHAWTITSGLPSLSAHVTVTDEALAERGVGPILDELCRCVGDHFAVRHATFQLEPASHRAHEDLGEVH